Part of the Garra rufa chromosome 8, GarRuf1.0, whole genome shotgun sequence genome, CTGTCTGCTTTCACCAGCGCAGGTGAGAGAAATGCCCTACACTAAGAGCTAGTGAATAAATTAGCATTATAATAGTAGTGGATATTTTGGTGTTTTTGGTATTTCAGTGTTGGTGATATTTAACAGCAACATTTTCTTACACGCTGCCATTTATGATGGTTCTCTGCTAGTGGACCCTCCAATatagtaaagatattttaataacattaacATGACATGATGTTTTAGAAATGAAATCCCATTAGAACCGTTTAATGTCTGATGTgttcaaatgcttgttttgttttattgtttttcagCTAATGGATATTACAACAACCGCTGGTCACAATGCATCTACAGCTCCCGTGATTTCAGTGACATGGTGTTCTTGGTTGACTATTACTTCAATAAATATCTGTATGTACAGTTCAACAGCACTGTGGGGAAGTTTGTGGGGTTTACTGAGTTTGGAGTGACAACTGCAGAGAACTGGAACAAAGATCAAGCATACCTACAGCAATTAAAGGCTGAAGTTGATACATTCTGCAGACATAATGCTGAACTTAACAAAGCCGCTATCCATGACAAAGCAGGTATCTGACTCCAGAAACAGAACtattgttttaaacatttttcttactttgaaAGGGAAATAATTGTCTAAGacgttttttaaaaatgtgtttcttTCCTGGTTCAGTGGCCCCAAAGGTGAAGCTGAGTTTAGTGAAGAAGGGTGACAGCAGACATCCATCGCTGCTGATGTGCAGTGCGTATGACTTCTACCCTGAGAAAATCACAGTGTCCTGGCTGAGGAATGGTAAAGTAGTGACATCTGACGTGACCTCCACTGAGAAGATGCCCAATGGAGACTGGTACTACCAGATTCACACTGAGCTGGAATACATTCCCAAAGCTGGAGAGAATATCTCCTGTATGGTGGATCACGCCGGCTTCCAGAAACCCATGATCTATGACTGGAGTAAGAGACATGCCAATACAGCAGCCAATAATAGGAAACACAATCTCAATCTGCTGAACAAAAACACTGAGTAAACACTGTGATGATAAAGTGATGTGTGTTCCTCACAGATCCTCCTCTGCCTGAGTTTGAGTGGAATACGCCGCTGTTATTCACTGTTGGAGTCGCTGGACTGATGCTGGGAATCATCACAGCAGCTGCTGGACTCATTTACTACAAGTCAACATAAACAGGTCTGAGACATGAGAGCCAACCATTGACATACATCTATTCCAGTTACAGAACAATACGCTATAAATGTGGTGTGTTATAAATTAATtactctttttattttaatagatgACGTCACAGTACTGCATTAATGATGGTAAGTTTACATTCCATTCTGATAACGGTACATTTTACTCAGCATTTTTGACTGATCTTAACATTGATGAATTACTGAATAATCAACCTCATTAACAAGAATAATAATCACACTCTGAATTGCAGGTCCTCATCCTGACTGAAAGAGGCTTCATTATGGAGAAACACACAGACAATTCAGACAATTTGATTAGAAGTGTCACTACATTTCTACAGACCCAGATTCCACAAAAGGGCCCAGCATGGCCAGGCCCCTTCATAAATTTGTCATCAATCCCAAGGatggagattgtcaaatttggggcAAATAACCAAGATCAATGGTTCGAGAGATGCACAGCATGATCACCACATGAAAATCCATGATAGAAATCATGAGCTGAAGACTTCCTGCCTTCGCCTCACCCAGGACAGAGACTGAGATTCCTTCCATAACCTTCTGACCTTCTGGATCAGAGAACATACTATCATTCCCAATATGACAAAGATAACTGCCTTTTCatgtatatgtgacccaggaccacaaaaccagtcataagtgtaagaaattgagattctcacgtcatgtagctgagtaaataagctttccattgatgtatggtttgttaggattggacaatgtttgtctgagatacaactatttgaaaacctagaatctgagggtgcaaaaaaatctaaatattgagaaaatcgccttaaaagttgtccaaatgaagttcttagcaatgcatattactaatcaaacatcaagtttttatatatttatggtagaaaatgtacaaaatatcttcatggaacatgatctgcacttaaaatgctaatgatttttggcataaaagaaaaattgttaattttgacccatacaatgtattgctggctattgcaacaaatatacccgtgctacttaagactggttttgtgctccagggtcacatatatgctcaTAAATGATGGCAAAAGGACTTCAATGCATAacttcttgaaatgtttctataatttaaatctttgtcaaatgtattagaatcttgttatagaaatcatgtctgAATTGTACTTTGCAAGAGCGGGACATTTAGACCAGAAGATATCACGTTGATTTTAGCAACACCCCGAGCTCAGACAGTGTTTTAATTGGCCAAGAcgccatttgggatgtgtccaagtGCAcagtttaaatactcaggacTCCATCAAATATCACTCATGCTTCTTCTTGCCTTCTTGCCAGCGCATTTTGACACTGACACACCAGCTGCTCTTCTAAAACCATGAGGAGATCGACACACTTCTGTCTTTTtctttaatatgttttattttagtatcttgtgttttgtgcttacaagttaatgcctTAAAATGCCGATCTTGTTACTGTGATAATAAAtggtgttttcactatattctggatagtaatatccattgcagagttgaTGTTATACGGCTCATTCCAGGAACAGATGCCGAACAACAATTCTGTTGAAATTCCGTATAAAATCTGAATTCACAAGTTTGTTGACCCAGACTTATAGAGGACATATAGGATACATTCACTTTACTGTGAATCACTGTCAGTATTTTGTTGATATAGAATCATGAAGTCAACTGTTTAACCATAACAGTTAAAAAGAGCATTTCAGTTTTTTAAGGAACACATCTGAACAAAGGGGAACCAGAACTGTGGCTTTGTTAAAAGAGCATTTTGCAGTTGTTTATCGGAGTGTctatttgcaaaaatgttttattgacaCCTAGATTTACAGTACTACAATACTGAAGTGAAATTATCTGCAATTGTTTTCCAGCAAATAGCATCTAACTACTATTTACACTAATTACAaagaaaatactgctattttATATTGTGAAAATATGGGGGGGAATATATGACTAGCTccttaccctaaacctacccatcagaACTAAGTGCCTCACCACCccttaccctaaacctaacctttaCCCAATTATAACCTGATCCCTAaaccataataaataataaaataaatgttattaaaaataataataacaagagCAAAAAGAActactaaatgaataaaaaaggaataaagtatataagatgcataaaatgcaaGTGATTAAGTTGGATGTTGTGTCAGAGTTACATTATCTTATGGAAAGACACCTTATGCCTCAAACAAAATTAATTAgctcaactgcaatcagctatattGTATCTAAGGTAAATAAGAAAAAGCATACTGATGATATAAAACAGTGCCAGGatctctggaagaggtttggaagtgatatttacattGCCTGTGGTTGAgtgagcagtccggtggcggtgacttcttccactggttgtgtacagtgtaggggtgagcggggcacaacctaacgcggggttaattgtaacacacgtggttcaaatatttccacacatgctagcataaccaaatttacgctATTTACTAGTTGCCCTAGCagcactatgcagagaaaaaagagcgccaaaattctaAAGCATTTTGAAGACATCGCtggatatttattttaccatagtaaaagtacatttctggctgaagtaaacttgtcatttcagtttttagtattcatttaaaattagacaaaactgctattattttaatcttcaatttgttatttatcagtttagatagtttattaatgcttggcaaaccagcagaagacgcTAACCTGTTTTAATACCAAtatctaaaattaaattaaaaatatttatcagAAAATTGGGAATGTTAGACAATAAATAACAGGAATATAACAGCTTCATagtaaactgtttttgcagtattgtcttatattaatgtccgttaaagcatagaccataaacaaaaataataaaataaaaattaataaatacaaacagccACTGTctcaaaaattatttaattattcagttATGACAGACACAGCAATGCATCATGTTCTATAAGATCATCATGATTGTGTGTTCCAGGGGATTAAAACGTACAATGTATATTTCAGACCTAGTGAAGTAATAGTAACTAATAATATTATTAGTAAATGTGTAACTTACTCAATAAAGTAGGCTAAAACTACCTcatggttggattccacaactgataacataaaacatttataatacaaTACTACATTTACTGTAGGTGTCATAAAATTTACTGATTACTTTATTTACTGATGAAATGTTCTATTGCGCTCATAAATTTGGCTGTGAGATTCACCAATTTTGAGTGCATATGTGATGGATTCTGATCCGTAAAAAGAATCTAACCATGTAGATGAGTGACTATTTGCACTTCTCAGTGTCACATACCATTCTTTTATTTCACTTTGATTTCTCTTTTTATTGTCATTATGTCTGCTTCTGTGCTGTTGTCCAGTTGGCATTTTCACCCCCAAATGGCGGCCATGCTATGGAAGCGACACCTAGTGGGTATTACCAAAAAAGCATCAGAGTTTCACCTCTTGGTTTCTGTGTTCTGTAATGGCTGAGAGAGAAGAGAATATTGACCCCCAGTATTCTGACTGTTGAACAGGAACTATTGACGCCGAATGGCGCCGCCGGTGTGCATATACTCATATAAAACTATGTGTTCGAATTTTAATGACGTGGCCCAACGCGGCGCTGCGCTTCTTgtccggtgtgcgacccccttaagTCTTGATTAATAAGAACATCTAGCAAAATGTGACTTGTTCAGTTCAGTTTGGGTGCTTTTGATATTGATTGAAATACTTTAACACTTACTTGCTGTGGGCATTGGGAATATATCCGTTGACCGCTGAGACCCTGCATCTCCAGTACCTGTATTAGAAAACAAGTCTATTTATATTAACTCCAATGTCTCTGAGTTCTAAAATAGGATCATTATTATATTTGCTAAAAATCTgtactattttttaaaaaatagtgGTACACTAATACAACTAAATATGTTATGAATAGCAAAGCATTTTGTATATATGGCCTTTGGACAACTCACTATGCCTTGTACCGATGCCTTGTTCCGGTGCCTGGAAATGATGCATTCATCCCTGTATCTGTTTCTGTCGTCCCTGGAACCAATGCTGTGCCTGGACCAGACACTGTCATTCCTGTATCTGATGCTATCATTCCTGGAGCCAGTGCTGTGCCTGTACCTGACGCTGTCATCCCTGGGCCTGACACAGTCGTTCCTGGAGCCAGTGCTGTGCCTGGACCTGTCGCTATCATCACTGGGCCTGACACAGTCGTTCCTGGAGCCAGTGCTGTGCCTGTACCTGACGCTGTCATCCCTGGGCCTGACACAGTCGTTCCTGGAGCCAGTGCTGTGCCTGGACCTGTCGTTATCATCCCTGACACAGTCGTTCCTGGAGCCAGTGCTGTGCCTGGACCTGTTGCTATCATCCCTGGGCCTGACACTGTCGTTCCTGGAGCCAGTGATGTGCCTGGACCTGTCGCTATCATCCCTGACACAGTCGTTCCTGGAGCCAGTGCTGTGCCTGGACCTGTCGCTACAATCCCTGGGCCTGACACTGTCGTTCCTGGAGCCAGTGCTGTGCCTGGACCTGTCGCTATCATCCCTGACACAGTCGTTCCTGGAGCCAGTGCTGTGCCTGGACCTGTCGCTATCATCCCTGGGCCTGACACTGTCGTTCCTGGAGCCAGTGCTGTGCCTGGACCTGTAGCTATCATCCCTGGGCCTGACACTGTCGTTCCTGGAGCCAGTGCTGTGCCTGGACGTGTTGCTATCATCCCTAACATAGTCGTTCCTGGAGCCAGTGCTGTGCCTGGACCTGTCGCTATCATCCCTAACATAGTCGTTCCTGGAGCCAGTGCTGTGCCTGTATCTGACGCTGTCATCCCTGGGCCTGACACTGTTGTTCCTGGAGCCAGTGCTGTGCCTGGACCTGTCGCTATCATCCCTGACACAGTCGTACCTGGAGCCAGTGCTGTGCCTGGACCTGTCGCTATCATCCCTGACACAGTCGTACCTGGAGCCAGTGCTGTGCCTGTATCTGACGCTGTCATCCCTGGGCCTGACACAGTCATTCCTGGAGCCAGTGCTGTGCCTGGACCTGTCGCTATCATCCCTGACACAGTCGTTCCTGGAGCCAGTGCTGTGCCTGGACCTGTAGCTATCATCCCTGGGCCTGACACTGTCGTTCCTGGAGCCAGTGCTGTGCCTGGACGTGTTGCTATCATCCCTAACATAGTCGTTCCTGGAGCCAGTGCTGTGCCTGGACCTGTCGCTATCATCCCTAACATAGTCGTTCCTGGAGCCAGTGCTGTGCCTGTATCTGACGCTGTCATCCCTGGGCCTGACACTGTTGTTCCTGGAGCCAGTGCTGTGCCTGGACCTGTCTCTATCATCCCTGACACAGTCGTACCTGGAGCCAGTGCTGTGCCTGGACCTGTCGCTATCATCCCTGACACAGTCGTACCTGGAGCCAGTGCTGTGCCTGTATCTGACGCTGTCATCCCTGGGCCTGACACAGTCATTCCTGGAGCCAGTGCTGTGCCTGGACCTGTCGCTATCATCCCTGACACAGTCGTTCCTGGAGCCAGTGCTGTGCCTGGACCTGTCGCTATCATCCCTGGGCCTGACACAGTCATTCCTGGAGCCAGTGCTGTGCCTGGACCTGTCGCTATCATCACTGACACAGTCGTTCCTGGAGCCAGTGCTGTGCCTGGACCTGTCGCTATCATCCCTGACACAGTCGTTCCTGGAGCCAGTGCTGTGCCTGGACCTGTCGCTATCATCCCTGACACAGTCGTTCCTGGAGCCAGTGCTGTGCCTGGACCTGTCGCTATCATCCCTGGGCTTGACACTGTCGTTCCTGGAACCAGTGCTGTGCCTGGATCTGTCGCTATCATCCCTCGGCCTGACACAGTCTTTCCTGGAGCCAGTGCTGTGCCTGGACCTGTCGCTATCATCCCTGGGCCTCACACTGTCGTTCCTGGAGCCAGTGCTGTGCCTGGACCTGTCGCTATCATCCCTGACACAGTCGTTCCTGGAGCCAGTGCTGTGCCTGGACCTGTCGCTATCATCCCTGACACAGTCGTTCCTGGAGCCAGTGCTGTGCCTGGACCTGTCGCTATCATCCCTGACACAGTCGTTCCTGGAGCCAGTGCTGTGCCTGGACCTGTCGCTATCATCCCTGGGCCTGACACAGTCGTTCCTGGAGCCAGTGCTGTGCCTGGACCTGTCGCTATCATCCCTGGGCCTGACACAGTCGTTCCTGGAGCCAGTGCTGTGCCTGGACCTGTCGCTATCATCCATGGGCCTGACACTGTTGTTCCTGGAGCCAGTGCTGTGCCTGGACCTGTCGCTATCATCCCTGACACTGTCGTTCCTGGATCTAGTGCTGTGCCTGGACCTGTCGCTATCATCCCTGACACAGTCGTTCCTGGAGCCAGTGCTGTGCCTGGACCTGTCACTATCATCCCTGGGCCTGACACTGTCATTCCTGTAGCCAGTGATGTGCCTGGACCTGTCGCTATCATCCCTGACACAGTCATTCCTGGAGCCAGTGCTGTGCCTGGACCTGTCACTATCATCCCTGGGCCTGACATTGTCGTTCCTGGAGCCAGTGCTGTGCCTGGACCTGTCGCTATCATCCCTGACACAGTCGTTCCTGTAGCCAGTGCTGTGCCTGGACCTGTCACTATCATCCCTGGGCCTGACATTGTCGTTCCTGGATCTAGTGCTGTGCCTGGACCTGTCGCTATCATCCCTGGGCCTGACACTGTCATTCCTGTAGCCAGTGATGTGCCTGGACCTGTCGCTATCATCCCTGACACAGTCATTCCTGGAGCCAGTGCTGTGCCTGGACCTGTCACTATCATCCCTGGGCCTGACATTGTCGTTCCTGGAGCCAGTGCTGTGCCTGGACCTGTCGCTATCATCCCTGACACAGTCGTTCCTGTAGCCAGTGCTGTGCCTGGACCTGTCACTATCATCCCTGGGCCTGACATTGTCGTTCCTGGATCTAGTGCTGTGCCTGGACCTGTCGCTATCATCCCTGGGCCTGACACTGTCATTCCTGTAGCCAGTGATGTGCCTGGACCTGTCGCTATCATCCCTGACACAGTCATTCCTGGAGCCAGTGCTATGCCTGGACCTGTCACTATCATCCCTGGGCCTGACATTGTCGTTCCTGGAGCCAGTGCTGTGCCTGGACCTGTCGCTATCATCCCTGACACAGTCGTTCCTGTAGCCAGTGCTGTGCCTGGACCTGTCGCTATCATCCCTGGGCCTGACACAGTCACAGCCAGTGCTGTGCCTGTACCTGTAGCTATCATCCCTGACACAGTCTTTCCTGGAGCCAGTGCTGTGCCTGGACCTGTCGCTATCATCCATGGGCCTGACACTGTCGTTCCTGGAGCCAGTGCTGTGCCTGGACCTGTCGCTATCATCCCTGGGCCTGACACTGTTGTTCCTGGAGCCAGTGCTGTGCCTGGACCTGTCGCTATCATCCCTGACACTGTCGTTCCTGGAGCCAGTGCTGTGCCTGGACCTGTCGCTATCATCTCTGACACAGTCGTTCCTGGAGCCAGTGCTGTGCCTGGACCTGTCGCTATCATCCCTGGGCCTGACACTGTCATTCCTGGAGCCAGTGCTGTGCCTGGACCT contains:
- the LOC141340379 gene encoding H-2 class II histocompatibility antigen, E-S beta chain-like → MSLPKLWSLHHILMLSAFTSAANGYYNNRWSQCIYSSRDFSDMVFLVDYYFNKYLYVQFNSTVGKFVGFTEFGVTTAENWNKDQAYLQQLKAEVDTFCRHNAELNKAAIHDKAVAPKVKLSLVKKGDSRHPSLLMCSAYDFYPEKITVSWLRNGKVVTSDVTSTEKMPNGDWYYQIHTELEYIPKAGENISCMVDHAGFQKPMIYDWNPPLPEFEWNTPLLFTVGVAGLMLGIITAAAGLIYYKST